A region of Clostridium acetobutylicum ATCC 824 DNA encodes the following proteins:
- the essC gene encoding type VII secretion protein EssC produces the protein MNMKLLVYSDKKLYEVVLSSTKASVTIGNRKRFKYHIPTKEKNRIDMKIKYLKGRCILKSKHYIGAEGQEVEIPLNHGKVLQFGIGGVTSIMVIAFSMDKLSSVGTLSLKENIKFTIGRGKFNDIVFDDIKVSEKHAEIFEDNGKYVLVDLNSTNKTYLNGEMITRAILSEDDQINICGYKIEFHKESIIVEGALKNIKKQVGLEKLVKEYPFVQKAPRIYPEVKREDLKIESPPMLPAKPSIYGLMTVLPSLVFFGTIVLTSIKSKTGTSSIIFAAGTGVSGVIYGLTYIGQKIVYNKKVKKRNSKYMDYVDKIDKKLSKEERNLREVLFNQNPDLVESIGIVKNSDMKLWTRSYGDEDFLLLRVGLGNEDFPLRIIKEGRNFFDEDPLLDMLDKITDQYNIVDNVPICIPIKNNGITAIIGNRDKVVETVKNMLLQISINHTPDEVKVVVLFDEKELKHWEWAKWLPHVWDDDKNMRFMAKNKEQAHRLLSNLYDVLSERKNRLDDKNNYESYRFSPHYVFVLGSRELIENEAILKYLLKVDPDMEISTIFLSDKLGNLPRNCNNIVQLNEGEGVIYNIQNSSEKSYFTPDKLDNRKLVEYSRTMAPLRLEKDSYSNKLPKSISLFEELDITNVEEIDFENIWSKSEAYNTLSAPVGIRENGEKFYLDLHQKHHGPHGLVAGTTGAGKSELLETLIASLSFNYSPEYVNFLLIDYKGGSMANIFKNLPHAVGTVTNLEGNGSKRAIVAIDSEIKRREKLLTDNSYSNIDEYQKNYKYGKHKMSLPHLIIIVDEFAQLKKNDPDFISQLVNVAVVGRSLGIHLILATQKPLGIVDPQIETNTNLKICLRVQDNDDSRTVIGKSDASSIINPGRAYVKVGNDLVYELIQTAFSGEKYRKKAAKKDKNVLMVDIDGERFDIVEREKEVHTENVTQLSKLIDAIKIYCDLNMNYGRKLPWLPPLKDYIYLDDFKNVPQDNFKARVGLYDDPYNQSQEIFEIDMQKENHVALYGMAGTGKTMFLQTLILSLCSKNSPEDINFYIADCDKGTLNMFKNLVHTGEVVLSDDTDRMKKLLKFIVKEIDIRKGALTSIGAISINDYNYKTGKVLPQIVFIIDDIVAFLALNDEFRETIVKVVREGGALGVHVVYTANSSNSVAMKVKENITFNIAYSLNDPSEYREIFGRNNGIVPDKLQGRGVIRNMNLIEFQTALAVEAEEFNWSSEIGAKIDTINFNYPNVKVKGIPVLKEVLPLYNFIHENEFLEYKEDEIIYNSSIPIGVNTDEMEGIYAEFLNIDNMLISGESGCGKTNFLLSFVMTLAETKGREKNKIFIIDSPDGNMLVTSKLKCIDGYFENKDNLEECLRDIKEEIEERKAAIKSLRMEYGMNAKKKIVEDRGNIFLIIDVIEDFKTRFSDEIAQELEWIMANSKSTGIHVIVADSMALFTRAWDGMEKTIKAWETGIIFSTSVDSIFTNVNIGFQYSKKILELGEGFFIVNRKAVPIKIPTPFEGKVKFMDYINKLNEKLS, from the coding sequence ATGAACATGAAATTACTTGTATATTCCGATAAAAAATTGTATGAGGTTGTATTAAGTAGTACTAAGGCTTCAGTAACAATCGGAAATAGAAAAAGATTTAAATATCATATACCTACCAAAGAAAAAAATCGTATCGATATGAAAATTAAATACCTTAAAGGACGATGTATACTAAAAAGTAAACATTACATAGGAGCAGAAGGGCAAGAGGTTGAGATTCCACTAAACCATGGAAAGGTACTGCAATTTGGGATAGGCGGAGTAACAAGCATAATGGTGATCGCTTTTTCTATGGACAAACTTTCAAGTGTGGGTACATTGTCTCTTAAAGAGAACATAAAGTTTACTATTGGAAGAGGTAAATTTAATGACATAGTGTTTGATGATATAAAGGTATCTGAAAAACATGCTGAGATTTTTGAAGACAACGGAAAATATGTTCTTGTAGATTTAAATAGTACAAATAAAACTTATTTAAATGGGGAGATGATAACAAGAGCTATACTTTCTGAGGATGATCAAATAAATATATGTGGTTATAAAATTGAATTTCATAAGGAAAGCATAATTGTTGAGGGAGCACTAAAAAATATAAAAAAGCAAGTTGGTTTAGAAAAGCTTGTTAAAGAATATCCATTTGTTCAAAAAGCACCTAGAATTTATCCAGAGGTAAAGAGAGAGGACTTAAAAATAGAAAGTCCACCAATGTTACCAGCGAAACCATCTATATATGGTCTTATGACAGTATTGCCATCGTTGGTGTTTTTCGGAACTATAGTACTAACTTCGATAAAATCTAAGACTGGTACTTCAAGTATAATTTTTGCAGCAGGCACAGGGGTAAGTGGAGTTATATACGGACTTACATATATTGGACAAAAGATTGTATACAATAAAAAAGTCAAGAAAAGAAATAGTAAGTATATGGACTATGTAGATAAAATAGATAAGAAGCTTTCAAAGGAAGAGAGGAATCTAAGAGAAGTTCTTTTTAATCAAAATCCTGACTTGGTTGAAAGTATTGGAATAGTAAAAAATTCTGATATGAAACTTTGGACAAGAAGCTATGGTGATGAAGATTTTTTACTTCTTAGGGTAGGTCTTGGAAATGAGGATTTTCCTCTTAGAATAATTAAGGAAGGAAGAAACTTTTTTGATGAGGATCCACTGCTAGATATGTTGGATAAAATAACAGATCAATATAACATTGTAGATAATGTTCCTATTTGTATACCAATAAAGAATAATGGCATTACAGCAATTATAGGAAATAGAGACAAGGTAGTTGAAACGGTAAAGAATATGCTACTTCAAATTTCTATAAACCATACGCCAGATGAGGTTAAGGTAGTTGTTTTATTCGATGAAAAAGAACTTAAACATTGGGAGTGGGCAAAATGGCTGCCACACGTTTGGGATGACGATAAAAACATGAGGTTTATGGCCAAAAATAAAGAGCAGGCACACAGACTTTTATCTAATTTATATGATGTACTTTCAGAGAGAAAAAATAGATTGGATGATAAAAATAATTATGAGAGCTACAGATTTAGTCCACATTATGTATTTGTACTTGGTTCAAGAGAACTTATAGAAAATGAAGCGATTTTAAAGTATCTATTAAAGGTTGACCCAGATATGGAGATATCAACTATATTCTTATCAGATAAGCTTGGAAATCTTCCTAGAAACTGTAACAATATAGTGCAGTTAAATGAGGGAGAGGGAGTAATTTATAATATACAAAATTCTTCGGAAAAATCATACTTTACGCCAGATAAGCTAGATAACAGAAAGCTTGTGGAATATTCAAGAACTATGGCACCGTTAAGATTAGAGAAGGATTCATATTCAAATAAGTTACCGAAATCTATATCTTTATTTGAAGAGCTTGATATAACAAATGTAGAAGAAATAGATTTTGAAAATATTTGGAGCAAATCTGAGGCATATAACACTTTATCAGCACCTGTGGGAATAAGAGAAAATGGAGAAAAGTTCTATCTCGATTTGCATCAAAAACATCATGGACCGCACGGTCTTGTAGCAGGAACTACTGGGGCGGGAAAAAGTGAGCTTTTGGAAACATTAATTGCATCGCTAAGCTTTAATTATAGTCCTGAATATGTAAACTTCCTTTTGATAGATTACAAGGGTGGAAGTATGGCAAATATATTTAAGAACCTGCCACATGCCGTTGGAACTGTTACTAATTTGGAGGGAAATGGATCCAAAAGGGCTATAGTTGCAATAGATAGTGAGATAAAAAGAAGGGAAAAACTACTTACAGATAATTCTTACAGTAATATAGATGAATATCAGAAAAATTACAAGTATGGTAAGCATAAAATGTCGTTACCTCACTTAATTATAATAGTTGATGAATTTGCACAGCTTAAGAAAAATGATCCTGATTTTATAAGTCAACTTGTAAATGTAGCAGTAGTTGGAAGAAGCCTTGGAATCCATCTTATTCTTGCAACGCAAAAGCCTTTAGGTATAGTAGATCCTCAAATAGAAACAAATACTAATTTAAAGATTTGCTTAAGAGTTCAAGATAATGATGATAGTAGAACAGTTATTGGTAAATCAGATGCGTCCAGTATAATAAATCCAGGAAGGGCCTATGTAAAGGTTGGAAATGATTTAGTATACGAACTTATACAGACAGCATTTTCAGGAGAAAAGTATAGGAAAAAAGCAGCTAAAAAAGATAAGAATGTACTTATGGTTGATATAGATGGAGAGAGATTTGACATTGTGGAAAGAGAGAAGGAAGTACATACTGAAAATGTAACTCAGCTTTCCAAACTTATTGACGCTATTAAAATTTATTGTGATTTAAATATGAATTACGGAAGAAAGCTTCCGTGGCTGCCACCGCTTAAAGATTATATATATTTAGATGACTTTAAAAATGTGCCACAGGATAATTTCAAAGCTAGAGTAGGACTTTATGATGATCCATATAATCAAAGCCAAGAGATTTTTGAAATTGATATGCAAAAAGAAAATCATGTTGCATTATATGGAATGGCTGGAACAGGTAAGACAATGTTCCTGCAAACACTTATTTTAAGCCTTTGTAGTAAAAATTCTCCTGAAGATATAAACTTTTACATAGCAGACTGTGATAAAGGAACTTTGAATATGTTTAAGAATCTAGTTCATACAGGAGAGGTTGTTTTAAGTGATGATACGGACAGAATGAAGAAACTTCTTAAGTTTATTGTAAAGGAAATTGATATAAGAAAAGGTGCTCTAACTTCAATAGGGGCTATAAGTATCAATGATTATAATTATAAAACAGGGAAAGTTCTTCCTCAAATAGTTTTTATAATAGATGATATTGTTGCTTTTTTAGCTTTAAATGATGAATTTAGAGAGACTATTGTAAAGGTAGTAAGGGAAGGAGGAGCGCTTGGAGTACATGTGGTTTATACTGCAAATTCAAGTAACTCTGTAGCTATGAAGGTCAAAGAAAATATAACCTTCAACATAGCTTATAGCCTAAACGATCCTTCTGAATACCGTGAAATATTTGGAAGAAATAACGGAATAGTTCCTGATAAGTTGCAGGGGCGTGGAGTTATAAGAAATATGAACTTAATTGAATTTCAAACTGCTCTTGCTGTGGAAGCTGAAGAGTTTAATTGGAGTTCTGAGATAGGTGCTAAAATAGACACTATAAACTTTAATTATCCAAATGTTAAGGTTAAGGGTATACCAGTTTTAAAGGAGGTTCTTCCGCTTTATAATTTCATTCATGAAAATGAATTCCTTGAATATAAAGAAGATGAAATAATATATAACAGCAGTATTCCAATTGGCGTAAATACAGATGAAATGGAAGGCATATATGCAGAATTTCTAAACATTGACAACATGTTAATATCAGGAGAAAGTGGCTGCGGTAAAACTAATTTCTTATTATCCTTTGTAATGACACTTGCAGAAACAAAGGGTAGAGAGAAAAATAAGATTTTTATTATAGATTCGCCTGATGGCAATATGCTTGTTACAAGTAAGCTTAAATGTATAGATGGTTACTTTGAAAATAAAGATAACTTAGAAGAATGTTTGAGGGATATAAAAGAGGAAATAGAAGAAAGAAAGGCTGCTATTAAAAGTTTAAGAATGGAATATGGTATGAATGCCAAGAAAAAGATTGTTGAAGATAGAGGAAATATATTTTTGATAATAGATGTCATAGAAGATTTTAAAACACGTTTTTCAGATGAAATAGCACAAGAACTAGAGTGGATAATGGCAAATAGCAAAAGCACAGGAATTCATGTGATAGTAGCTGATAGCATGGCTCTTTTTACTCGTGCATGGGATGGAATGGAAAAGACTATAAAAGCTTGGGAAACAGGAATCATATTTAGTACAAGCGTAGATTCTATATTTACCAATGTGAATATTGGTTTTCAGTATTCAAAGAAAATACTTGAACTAGGAGAAGGCTTCTTTATTGTAAATAGAAAGGCAGTCCCTATAAAAATACCCACACCTTTTGAGGGAAAAGTCAAATTTATGGATTATATAAATAAATTAAATGAAAAGTTGAGTTGA
- a CDS encoding PP2C family protein-serine/threonine phosphatase codes for MNKFVLMAGALSDKGNFKKTNEDNILVKIGEDKNGDFGIFVVCDGLGGLSSGEVASNMAVMRLKRWWEEDLKGLIKQKREDQIVPILSKILREINESIIQYGMLNGKRLGTTISLIFMYKSMYYILHVGDSRIYSIKNKIVKLTEDHSYVAYKVKNKMMTPEEARVSPERHVLLQCLGVKDEIDIFTTRGELSNNEIFMICSDGFYNELKEEDILTHIKGNMDFDNDALQYSAGKLVNIVKGRGESDNISVILVGIKKL; via the coding sequence ATGAATAAGTTTGTTTTAATGGCGGGGGCCCTTAGTGATAAAGGAAATTTTAAAAAGACAAATGAGGACAATATATTAGTTAAAATTGGTGAAGATAAAAATGGTGACTTTGGCATATTTGTAGTATGTGATGGACTTGGAGGGCTTTCTTCAGGAGAAGTTGCAAGTAATATGGCAGTAATGAGACTAAAAAGATGGTGGGAAGAAGATCTTAAAGGGCTTATAAAACAAAAGAGAGAAGATCAAATAGTTCCTATATTATCAAAAATACTAAGGGAAATTAATGAAAGTATAATCCAATACGGCATGCTAAATGGAAAGAGGCTGGGAACTACTATATCTTTAATTTTTATGTATAAGAGCATGTATTACATACTTCACGTAGGTGACAGCAGGATTTACAGCATAAAAAATAAAATAGTTAAACTTACAGAAGACCATTCTTATGTTGCGTATAAGGTGAAAAATAAAATGATGACACCAGAGGAAGCAAGGGTAAGTCCTGAGAGGCACGTACTTCTTCAATGTTTAGGGGTTAAGGATGAAATAGATATATTTACTACACGTGGCGAACTCAGTAATAATGAAATTTTTATGATTTGCAGCGATGGTTTTTATAATGAGCTAAAGGAAGAGGATATATTAACTCATATTAAAGGCAACATGGACTTTGATAATGATGCACTTCAATATTCGGCAGGTAAACTTGTTAATATAGTTAAAGGTCGTGGAGAGAGCGATAATATTTCTGTAATTTTAGTTGGAATAAAGAAATTATAG
- a CDS encoding FHA domain-containing protein → MIDYSDINLSDEIVERKVAVLNFGNSIKIDEYEVQRLNIEEPSLISMELKNTDILYDVTGKANLEEYLKKGKIASGKFCNILLKVLESLKDIDHASLKSGTIPVEAKFMYIDEKKSSIFFIYVPANSIEEFNLEKQFKALVKKLIVDVVNIEDNDNFLFDILKALRNDDFNVLKDFIINYSSDESKSQIKGKDKDININININNPEPLKEGMVEVEVKQHNNKDINATKAFKISQSNEKRVPERKNPIVARENINVNKNSIVTPISDPSDLLKPRTEFIMDVKNEVISKPNVYEKPMVDSSKGKVKEFKLKSIFWIAAIQIFVILLSVCALILLGDYNALKVLLVSILAGIDLIVTVLIILNFMKKKGKISVNVHNRNTENISDKRKNITSNTTNNIKMSKREIVSEMSYSTQLINEQFPYLLENKKGVVEKIFINKDIFKIGRLTGSVDYVSDNRAIGKMHAEIRKINSEYYLMDLDSKNGTFINDRRLESNELYKISENDILKFANSYYTFKFN, encoded by the coding sequence ATGATTGATTATAGTGATATAAACCTTTCAGATGAGATAGTGGAGAGGAAGGTTGCTGTATTAAACTTTGGAAATTCTATTAAAATTGACGAGTATGAAGTTCAAAGATTAAATATTGAAGAGCCAAGTTTGATTTCAATGGAATTAAAGAATACAGATATTTTATATGATGTTACAGGTAAAGCCAATCTAGAAGAATATCTTAAAAAAGGTAAAATTGCATCAGGTAAGTTTTGCAATATACTCTTAAAAGTGCTAGAAAGCCTGAAAGATATAGATCATGCTTCATTAAAATCAGGAACTATTCCTGTGGAAGCTAAGTTTATGTATATAGATGAAAAGAAAAGCAGCATATTTTTTATTTATGTTCCAGCTAATAGTATTGAGGAATTTAATTTAGAGAAGCAGTTTAAAGCTTTGGTTAAAAAGTTAATAGTTGATGTAGTTAATATTGAGGATAATGATAATTTTTTATTTGATATATTAAAGGCTTTAAGGAATGATGACTTTAATGTATTAAAGGATTTTATTATAAACTACAGTAGTGATGAAAGTAAAAGCCAAATTAAGGGCAAGGATAAGGATATTAATATAAACATTAACATAAATAATCCAGAACCTTTAAAGGAAGGCATGGTAGAAGTAGAGGTTAAACAACATAACAATAAGGATATTAATGCAACAAAGGCTTTTAAGATTAGTCAATCAAATGAAAAACGTGTACCGGAAAGAAAAAATCCTATAGTAGCTAGAGAAAATATTAATGTGAATAAAAATTCCATTGTTACTCCAATATCTGATCCAAGTGATTTATTAAAGCCAAGGACAGAATTCATTATGGATGTGAAAAACGAAGTTATTAGTAAGCCTAATGTGTATGAGAAACCAATGGTAGATAGTTCTAAAGGTAAAGTAAAAGAATTTAAGCTTAAGTCTATATTTTGGATAGCAGCAATTCAAATATTTGTTATTCTACTTTCAGTTTGTGCACTTATTCTTTTAGGAGATTATAATGCACTCAAAGTTCTTCTTGTATCTATTTTAGCCGGAATAGACCTAATAGTAACAGTACTTATTATATTAAATTTTATGAAGAAGAAAGGCAAGATTTCGGTTAATGTACACAATAGAAACACGGAGAATATATCAGATAAAAGAAAAAATATCACATCAAATACTACTAATAATATAAAAATGTCTAAAAGAGAGATAGTTTCTGAAATGTCTTATTCAACTCAATTAATAAATGAGCAGTTCCCATACTTGCTTGAAAATAAAAAAGGTGTTGTTGAGAAGATATTTATAAATAAAGATATTTTTAAAATTGGAAGATTAACAGGAAGCGTAGATTATGTAAGTGATAATAGGGCTATAGGGAAAATGCATGCGGAAATAAGAAAGATAAATTCAGAGTATTATCTCATGGATTTAGATTCCAAAAATGGAACATTTATAAATGACAGAAGATTAGAAAGTAATGAATTATATAAAATATCGGAAAATGATATTTTAAAATTTGCTAATAGTTATTATACTTTTAAGTTTAATTAA